TGAATACTGAGCGACCCATGGATACAGGTACTGAGCAGATACTCTGCATGTATGAAATTAGCAACATTGTGTCCAGTTTAAGCCGTAAGAACATCGTTTACAAATTGCAGCAAACAGTTCACTGAATGACAAAAATAACGAGCACATTTCTTCCTGCCCAAAGCCCCCGCAGGTCCGAGCACGCTCGCTCACGGTGGGTCAGCGAGTCCTCGTACTGTCCTTTTCACTGTGGGTTCACCACCCAAGAGCAGCACTCCTCCGACCTGCAGCCACTTGGGCACCCGATCACGCACCACTTCAGGTGAGGGAAACCCGCCACCTTCTTGCAGAACTGAGCTTTAGGAGGAAAGCTTAAAATATTTATGGCAAGTATTTATGCCatgctctctcctctctgtccacTCAGTGGGCTCCAACAGTTCAGCAGGCTCTCTGTGCTCCGTCAGTGGTCGGGTTTATGTCGGATCTCCTCCAGGCATGGCCATAGGCTCATCTCCTCCAGGAGGTTACGGAGGTGGGCAGGTGGCCCCTGGGGCAGAGGGGGCACCCAGCAGCCTGCGGTACGTCCCATATGGGACCTCTCCTCCCAGCCTAGAGGGATTCATCACCTTTGAAGCCCCAGAACTTCCTGAGGAGACTCTGATGGAGGTGAGAAGTAGTGGTTGGCGCCTTACAAGAAGAGGCTGATTCTTTTCATACAGTGTCTCTTCTCTTCTTCAACATTTCATTGCAATCTTTCTTTCCGTGCTCTAGCGTGAGCATACAGACACCCTGATGCATCTGCGGATGATGCTTTCATTTACTGACTGCATCCTGGAGATGGCGGCACTTCGAGCCGGGGGGACAGAGCTCGGCATCTCGGCTGCTTCCCTCTACCCTCCCCAGGACAGCGTGGTTGTGGACCAGATAAGCCAGCTGAGCAAAGAGTGGGGGTAAGAAACTTAAGTCTGCTCTGATTTGGATGTAATATAGTTTTTAATATCATGTAATCATAGGGCCCTTTGTTTGTAAACACTTCCCATTTGTCTTACGAGCTGTGGTTGTGCTGCCCCCTACAGGCAGGTGGAGCAGTTGGTGCTTTACATGAAGGCAGCTCAGCTCCTCGCTTCCTCGCTCCATCTGGCCAAAGCTCAGATTAAATCTGCCAAGCTCAACCCTTCCACTGCCGTTAAACAGGGTAAGGACGTTTCAGCTTCCTAGCTGTCTTTGTTCCTTTGTATCTTTATTTGCTTAATAAAGGCTCTCCCTTTATCCTCTCAGTGGTCAAGAGTCTGAATGAGCGCTACAAAAGCTGCATCTCCCTGTGCCGGCAGCTGACCGACAAACTCAACCACTTCTTCTCTGATAAGCAGCGCTTTGTGGACGAAATCAACAGTGTCACCGCAGAGAAGCTCATCTACAATCACGCAGTGGAGATGGTGAGTCTCATGTGTATGCACTGACAAACCTATTGTACAGATAGACTTGGTGCTGGTTAGCCTAATGCGATCGTGTGCGTGCTCAGGTTCAGTCAGCAGCTCTCGATGAGATGTTCAAGCAGACGGAGGACATAGCCTATCGCTACAGCAAGGCCTCCATGCTCCTGGACGGCCTGTCCAAGATCCTCCAAGACCCCACAGACATCGAAAACGTGATGAAATGTAAGCACAAGCTCACTGTCTTAAGCAGTTGAACTTGGGGGGACGTTTTACTCAGACGCATTCAGGATCGCGCTCTGATTCATGAGACATTGCAGCATTTCCTGTGCATTCCATGTTTATCTAATGACTTCTATTAACGAGTTCCTGTTTTGCATCTGTTCCCTGCAGACAAGGCCAGTGTGGACCGCAGGATCTCAGCTCTGTGCTACTGTACTGTCACACTGTATGAGTAGGAGAGCTGGTGAAATCATAGACAGAGGGACCACGTCCTAAGACTGTTGATTACTATTCCCACAAAGCCCTCATTCCTTGTGTAGCAGTTCAAGCACCTTTCATCGGCTTCATCTGTTTATCATGACTTCATTTTACCAGCTGCATCACAGAGTGACCGCGTAAATCTACAACCAAAGATGATGGCAGATCCGCAAACAAGAGGATGAACCTGGCTGTAGGTGAACTTGCACTTTCAGGTGCACTTTTTATGTCACGATGGTCGACCACCATCAGATGGAAACATTGGGGATTTGTTTCTACCAGAACAAAGAGGATTCACGGGACCTCGACAGACTCGAGCTCCTTAAGAAGCGGCTCATCTTTTCAAATCCTGTCAGTGTCAGTTATTTACTCTgaagtttgttttgttatttattggTTCACATGCACATGGATTCTCCCTGAAAACCTCAAGTATTGGAGTGGAAGGAGCGTGTTGTTGTTCATTGTAACAGATCTAACTCTGTGGACTTTAACATTAAACTGTTACAGACAGTTGGAGAGCTCTGCGTGGGGGGGAAGAACCTCTAATTTGtgattgctttgtttttatgtttcttgtATTATTAGCTCATGCACTTTACCgttgagaggaggaggaaggtagAAATGTGATCACTTCTGCTCCGAGCCTCAAAATCGACCTGCTGTGTGTGGGATGATCATCAAGCTGCTGTAAAGCCACAGCTTTAATCATGATGTATTCCTCCGAGTGCAGCTCAGTCTGTATAGTGTGACACAGATTGGAGCTTTCTCCAAGATTCCCTGGTGATGTCACTGGGAGTCATCCTGATTCTGGCATGGGAATTTCCTTTGCATAGAGTGGATTGGTGGATAGGAATATTAGGTAATTGTTCCCAACCTTCTGGAAGTGTTACACTAAATCTTTGGATTCCAGGTACACTAACTGTATGTTGCATGTGACACATTCAGGCTGATTTTCAAGCAAATAGCGAAAATACAAAATTTCAGAGTTTGCATAGAAAGCTGAAACTTTTGGATCATGCCACTCACAGCAAGGAGGGATGGAGGCTAATTTATGGTGGCGGCAGATATTCAAAAGAAACCCAGAACTTGAGTGGATCAGCGACTCTGTCACCACGGCCTCGGGTGTCCACTTTACACCTCGATGGATTCAAACTGAATGGTCATATTTACTTGACAAGTTACCTTAATAACATGTTTCCTTAGACTAAAAACAATCTACAGCTTTTTATGTTTTGTCAGAATCTGTAGCTTATTTTGAGTAAACACAAACTCGATGTTTGCAGacttgtaaatattttattgtggAGCATGTGATTATTCCCTTAGCCTCTTTTTGAGAGgagggtgagtgtgtgtgtgatggcagTGGGAGGGGGCGTGGATATCAGACGCCctgcctgtcagtcaaagagcaCAAATCTTTATATGTAGATATATGAATTTGTATTCAAGTCTGCCAAGGGTTTGATAAGGAAAACCCGCTTGGGCACAACAGGAGTGTGCCAAAGACTACAATAAAACTTCTGGCAGCTCCACATCTTTCCAGAGAACTCTTTTTACCAGGACTGTTCATTGTTGAGGTCATGTTTGTTCAGCGCTCCTGAGTGAGTGAGCGTAATGTCTTCAGATTTCATTCTCCTAATTTTGTGAGACTTGATTTGTCACAATCCACGTCGTCCCGCCGTCCACTCGGTCCTCCCGCCTCCCCCTCAAGTCCTCACGGtgtatgtactgtatgtatGAGCATATATAAACACACGTGCACTTGCCAGGTGTGCTTTAAGGCCAGTAGTATCCAGTCAGCATGGAAAAGGAGGTGCCTTCTTGTGTAAGCAGACACAGGCCTACTCCTCTGTACAGGTGTGAATACATTCTTTGTATGTGTATAACGGCGGTCTCTGGACCTGTTCCTCTGATGTACTGTTCTCGTTTTCTTTTCTGGACACGTCTGGGTTTCAGTTTTCCCTCATCAGTATCATGGGCGCTCTGAACCACATAAAGCCTTTTCTGCATAAAGAGTGAAGAGGGATAAATAAGGCGACCCACCTGAAACTTTGTACCATTCTGAACTATGAGTAAAACTGAGATATTTTAGGTAAAGCATGGGTACCAAGTCTGCATTTTACCCTGTACAACCTCTAGAATGTGGAATGTATGTATCCTGTCGTTCTGCGCCTCTCCAGCTTGATCTGAATGCATTTTGGAAACCCCCACCATCAGACCCTGATGATGCAACACCAGTTTTTCCACATGTTTAACATTATACTCGTCTCTCACTGGGGGTGTCTCTCTTTGTTCTTTATGGAactgaaatgcagtttttgttattaaaaagagaagaagtgAACCTGTCTCACTGCGCTTTATTTAATCTCAGTtctgattttaaatgtaaaatcagTTTCCTAAATAAGTCTCTCAAATTCATCCTTAAAAATATAATGGCTTGAACTAACAATGACATATTACTTAGAATACGGTGTAACTGAATTTACAAATGTGATTTTTCAATctaaattcagtcatttaattTACATCGTTTTAAATGATTAACTCATTACCATTTGCTGTCCTTGGAACCAGGAATTTACTTGGGAAGCTATGATGATGGGTAAAAACATGTTTCCTTAGAATCTCTCGTCAAATCTGATTTTTACAATTCAGAAACCAATTTTGGACCCAAATTCAAGTTTAAGTTGCAGGGaggaaaaagctttttaaacttCTATCACTACATCATCTTGAGGAGTTGCTCAAAACTTTTATTGATTTCCAAAGACTTTCttgctatttttaaaaagtggtttgaacaatagttctccaggcgtTCTGACTTCCTTTGGAAGTTTTTCCTGGGACACTCGCTGGTTTTTCACCATTTTTAGAGGAATGTTAAAGCCCTGACCCATGACCCAACTTTAATAAAGACACCTGACTCAAGGGATAAACCAGTgctgtctacacataacagacaacttagagAAGAACTCTTTTGTGACTAGCAGCATATAACATAAACTTTCTCCCATTTCTTTAGATGAATCTACAGAAATTCCCAAAGATAACAGTCTGCACCAAAGAGCTATTGGATGAAATCCTGCCATATCTCGACGAGGTGTGCAGTGTCCTTAAAACATTTGACAAAACTGGACAAGTGTAGGACAAAAGAGGAACCGACACATCTACTATAAACTATCTAGAGCAGACAATCAATACCTGAAAGTCATGCCATTATGAAATAGGGCGGAAAAAATCctgcaaagacctgacacagagaTGCACCCGGCCCTTCAGTTGAGCCCTCTGTGTTCACTGAAGCCTACTCAGAAATGCTCTCAGGTACAGGGTGGTTGtgaagaagccattcttaaagaAGGGAACCGGAGAGAAAAGGTTTAAAATCAGTGAGAATCGGTAGCAGTAGGTCTCATGAATCCAAGTAAgaaatttttggttcaaatcgtCAGTATGTATGGACGAGGTTAGGAAACGGTGCAAAATAGtctgggtcaaaggtcaaggaAGGTTATAGGCAGACTCAGCAGACATATTGAATTCCCCCCAATGTGAAATTTGTTTACAGTGACCTCTGTGACTTGGGAAACGTACCACACATgctctagaccaggggtggggaactccaggcctcaaggaccaGCGTCCTGCAGGTGTTAgttatcaccctgggtcaacacacctgaatcaaatgattagttcattaccaggcctctggagaacttcaagacatgttgaggaggtcatttaaatcagctgtgttggatcaaggacacggcaggacaccagcccttgaagcctggagttggacacccctgttcTAGACAACAGCATTCATCCTCCTCTGAACCAGCCTATGACTGTGTAACACAGAGGGCTGTCAGTTCACATTAAGTCTAGCTAGTACCGATAGCTTAAGCCTGCAAATTTAGAAATCCACACGAGTACCTGAAAATCCTATAAAACTCACTAATCCCACGACTCGCTCAACATCTCCCTCTGAGACAAATACTCCTGTGAAATTATTCCACAATccgaaaaacaaacagaataaaacattcCTATGGAAAAAACACCCTGCCTCTTGGTTTAACCTGATGATGTCAGATATGAAATGACCATACCAACCAGAAAAGTCAGGAAAAGCTGGGTGGCCCCCTTCCCAAACACCTGACTTCCATAGAGCAAAGAAACAATAGTAACAATGAACAAGTTGTGAAAATATTAAGACAATCCCTTCTCTGTGGAGTGGGACAGGAAGTCAGCACAATGTTGTGGCCAGTGACATCCACGAGCAGCTCTCTGAATAGTTGTTAGGCAATGTTCATTATGTTCATTCataaccaaatttccccttttgggacaattaaaggattattctattcttctATTATAAGGCTGCATTTTAGGACCTCAGTGTAATTAAACTGGGAGATTGTGCTGCTACAGTGGCGTCAGCTGACAGTCATGAGAAGTGCGGGATCCTCCAAAGTAGACCTCAGACATGTTTCAGGAGCAGCTGGTGCTCCTTATGTTCTCGTTTCTTTCCGCACTGCTGCCATCTACTTATTCAAGatcttttgtgttttatttttaagcaaaACTTTCACTTAAATGGTTTAATTAgttgttttgttctttgaaaaataaaataaaacattacaaaacaaaTTATGTCACGCTTTTGTCATAGCCACTTTTCAAAGAACACCGTGTTTTCTACACtttatttctactttatttATGTGTCCCTGCCGTCAGGGTCTGCCAGTCTTTCTGATAAGAATTTCAATATCTGCAGATCAACCTTTCCAAATCTGACCGACAAGCCTCcctgcacttctgacctttaaAAGCAGCCTGTTGTTGTGATGGTAGGCGGTGCTTAGTTAGACGTCTCTTGTGCTGATTGGTCCTTTCCTTGATTGTCATGCATGCCGTCCATTTACTGCGATCGTCATTCCTGGGCTTGTTTTAACATCACCTAGCGACAACTTTGCAGATTGTATCCAGTTGGAGGTTCATACTTGAACTGGGTGGAGTGGAATAGGGGCTTTTTAAGGTAAAACTTACTTGCTATAGCCGGTCTTCAGATGTTCACGCGTTATTAACGCTGCTTAGTGCTAACGCTCACATGTTAGCTACACATAAACACTCTGTTTTAGCAGCCAGGCTAATCCGAGCTGGAGCGCCACCAACAATGTGTGCACTGTGGAGTTTTATGCAGTACTGAACACATTCTTAGATCATAATGGCGCTCAAACACTGATTGTACAGCTAACGCTCAGGGAAAGCTGCTCATGACGAACAAGGTTATATAACCTTTCATCGTTACTAGCAGTGAGGATAGCATCATGTTTATTCCCGGTGCCGTACACACTTCAGACACGCTTGTTTTAGGGTATTGTTGACGTTTCACGTGTGACATCGACGTTTAGCTACAGTCTCTATAACGTTATCTTCAGTGCTTATCGTCGGGGAAAATGTAGCCTTTCGTTAGCAGACAGTGCACACATAGAGTCGAGTATAATACTGACGTGCTGTAGCTTTCTGTGAAGGATGTCCCGACAACAACTGGCTGTGCAGCGGGCCAGGAAGTCCTTCCAGACGGGGAAAACCAAACCTCTGGAGAGCAGGATCCACCAGCTGAGGAACCTGCTGCGCTTCGTTACAGAGAGACGGAAGGACATAGCAGAGGCTGTCAAGAAGGACCTCAGCAAGGTGACAGTATCACTGTTAACAGCACATGGTACATTAGCATCGTCTGTGAACCTGTGAATGAACCTGTCGTCATCAGTTATTCCTATTATTAATGGcttataaatatttaaagtgtGTGAGCACAGTCTTGGACACACCAGACACCTCAGGTACAGCTCTTACCTGCTCTCTCCCCCTTTTCTCTCTCGGATGCTTGCACAGACAAGTCAACCCAACAATATACACTCGAGTATACAGTGGGACAAAATATGTCCTCCTGGATCAGAGGTGCAAACTGTAGAGATAAAAGTGATAAAAATCCAGCTATACAGAAATAAGATAAACTAAGAATAAGTACAGCAGTATTGTACTTGAATAGAAATAGAATAGGAATAGGAAAAaatgagaataaataaatacagtacacagaCAGAGTCGAACAGTGCAATACAGACTAGTGCAAGTACTGCAAGTGAGAGGGGAGTGTTATGTAGTCCAAGAAGTGTGTGGAGGAGGGCAGCACCCCTATAGTGATCAGCCCTTTACCAGATGTGTGGGTCTAAATCATTGATACTGCTGCGTACATGGACAGCTAGAGATTCCTGTCCTGACGTCTTTGACGTGAGCTTCGAGTCTGTTggcttgggggggggggggcgcgtGCAGATGCTACATTGTAATACAAAGTCTCTGAGGATGAGTCCATACAGTTTAAATAATGATACACGGACATCCACATGGACCCTAGCACTAACACAGACCTGAGCAGACTGGCAGATGCTCAGAGTAATCAGGGGCTAATGGTGAGCCGAGGATACGCCAGCTGGCTGTTTAACTAGGCCCACTTTAGTAGCCCACTAGGAGTGCTGTGGAGCATGTTGAGAGCACCTTTCTTACTCATGGTTCTAAACATGACACAAAAATTAACATGAAACAACAATAAGTAACCTAAGCTTATTAGGGCAAAGATCATGACACATTCATTTGTGTTACAGAAaaattatagaaataaaaagtataaaatatttacaagaagagagagagaggggtggCTGTGACAGTGTGACATGTAAGTTCCCTGTGGAGAAAATGAAACGTGGCTGGAAAGTGTTAATACTAAAACAAATGTTCTGGCAGGACCAGTTCCTGTATATTTATGATATACGTCTGTATGTTCACAGCAGTTTAGACACCAGATAAGTTCTCAAACaaatgatatattaaaaaaacaccgAAGGGAcatgctttcattttcttcactGCAATAATCTGACTGCTATTTCTTACTTTGTGTGCCTGAAGCTCTACTTCATATGGAAACGGTGTCACCATTTGTGTTGGTGCCATATTGAATATTGTGGAGACCAGCTGCAGATCATCCAGGAAGCAGTTTGGTTTGAAGCAGGACTGAAACGGGACTGAACTGGCAAACTGTCCAACACTGGATTTTGCTCCTGCTTTCAGAGTGAACACGGGACGGAGCTATTTGAGACACTGGGAGTGGAGGGTGAGATCAAGCTCGCTATCGAGAAGCTAGCAGAGTGGGCAGCTCCTCGGCCAGTGGAGAAGAGCCTCCTCACTATATCGGATGAGGTCTTCGTGCATCCCGAGCCCCTTGGAGTGGTCCTCATCATTGGTGCTTGGAACTATCCCTGGGCTGTCACCCTGCAGCCGCTGGTCGGAGCTATTGCTGCCGGTACCATGTATACCCATGTGTATTTACTTACCAGTATTCTTTTAGGTGCATAATCTGTAGCACATGTGTGACCTTTGCTGGCATGTCCAAACCTccttttgcacaaatactgttgcACTGACACTTTGCACATCATCATAGAGAGCAGGGTCGGCAAATCAGCCTTACAGAGATATTAGTCACAAAGGAAGGACTGTTTAAAGTGGACCTATTGTCCTTTTCTTACTTATACTGTTACAGTGTTGTATGCTACTAGTAATCATGGCCCAAGATCAGTACGTGCACAGGTAATCCTTGTGAACCACATGCTCTGTCTCCTCACACTCGGTTTCTGTTTTTCCACTCCAGGCTCTGTACAGTAGCCCTGTGTGCTCCTGTCAGACACCAAGCTTTGGCTTGGAGCGCAGAAGTTTGATCCACCTTGGCTTAaaacagtggttcccaaactttttttgccaggccccccttttttacaagaaaaatgttctggTAGACtaatgtcattaaaaaatgcattagtaTTTTTACACTTCTGTTCTTGTAAGGCTAAAAAGCCACTTGGTGACATTGGTGACTTTCCTCACTTTGACGAGCAGACgtagacatttaaaaaaaatgatggagAGTTTCAGGATCCTGGCATGGATCACTGGAACTGCAGATGAGTGACTGCTGACAGGAAGACTCGctcttagaatagaatagaattcaactttattgtcattgcacacgtcacaagtacaaggcatcgaaatgcagtttgcaacCATCTAGAAAGTgctttagcaataatatagatatatcaCAAAATATGGGTCTATTATAGGTATGTTACAATGTACATGGTATGAAGGTAtgtatgaatatgctataactataagtatgtacaggctatgactGATCTTTTTGAGCTGACAAACCAAAGAGGCTCATTTTGGGAGAAAGACTCTGCTGCGGTCGTAGACTGTCACCAATGATTCACTGTTGAATTTTAACCAGTAAAGTGTGAGAAATAAAACCACTGGTTCTGTGAATGAATACTGCGTCTTCTGCTCAGTCTGTTCTTAAAGCGTACCATCATCCATGCCACTGTGTCTGTTCGCTCTCTCAGGTAATGCAGCAGTAATAAAACCATCTGAGGTCTGCTGTCACTCTGCTAAGGTCATGGAGGAGCTCCTCCCTCAGTATCTAGACAAGGTGAGGCTCCTTCCTTGTTGGATTACCTGTCTCGTACATGTAGTGTAAACGTGCTAGTGTTCCAATGACTTGACGCCTTCTCCACAGGACCTGTACCCAGTAGTGACCGGTGGAGTGCCAGAAACCCAGGAGCTGCTCAGGCAGAGATTTGATCACATTTTCTACACGGGCAGCAGCGCAGTAGGCAAACTGGTGATGGAAGCTGCAGCTCGCAACCTCACCCCAGTCACCCTGGAGCTGGGAGGGAAGAGCCCCTGCTACATCGACAAGAACTGTGACATCACTGTTGCGTGCCGGTCGGTCCTGTCTGTAGAACAAAGgagaaactttaaaaaacacagttgGGTTTCCAAACATcaagtgtgttttctttttcctacaGTCGCATCACGTGGGGAAAGTTTGTCAACTGTGGACAGACGTGTATCGCTCCGGACTACGTCCTGTGTGACCCTTCCATCCAGAACAGAGTACAGGAGGAGATCAAGAACTGCATCAAGGTTGGTTTGCaccatataaagaaatgagtggtggctcaagacttttgcacagcactagATTGTTTTTTGAGACGGTCATTAATGCTTCTTTTATTCTTAAACGATCTTCCTTTGACACGATGCAGGAGTTTTACACAGATGATCCAAAGACTTTTGAGGACTACGGACGGATCATCAACAAGCGGCATTTTAAGAGAATCATGGCTCTCATGGAGGGCAGCACAGTTGTTGTTGGTGGAGACTCTGATGAATCCCAGTGCTATATAGGTATGTATTTATGTGGTATGATGGAGCCAGCGGGTATCCCTCAAAATACTAGGAGGCAGCTGAAGTCTGTCTCGGACTGCACACATAAGAGTAAGAATAATAGTAAAAAGCCTCTGTTCCAAAGCTCTGAATGTGCAGTGTATTGGTCATTGCCCTCTGACCCTGTCGTCTGTGTGCAGCTCCCACTGTGCTGAAGAACGTTACAGGCGAATCCAAAGTGATGAAGGAGGAGATCTTCGGGCCACTGCTGCCCATCATCACAGTGAGCGGTGTGGATGAGGCCATCCAATTTATTAATGAGAGAGAGAAGCCGCTGGTTATCTATGTCTTCTCCAATGACAACAAGGTGCAGCACATCACCTGCAGACGTCATTTCCTGTTATTTAGACCTCTTTAAATCTCTTCCCTTCACTCTTCCTGTGTGATCCACAGCTGATCAAAAGAGTAATAGCTGAGACATCCAGTGGAGCTCTGCTGGCTAATGACTGTCTGGTTCACTTTACTGTCAGCTCTCTGCCCTTTGGAGGAGTTGGTGAGTGGATGCCCATCAAACCCTCCATCAGACTTACTGGTTTTTCCTCCTGAAGCTGACTTGTTATTTTTTCGTCCTAAGGTAACAGTGGTATGGGCTGCTATCACGGTCGCTACGGCTTTGACCAGCTCAGCCACATGCGCAGCTGCCTAATCAAACAGCTGAAGATGGAAGGAGTGAACAGCATGCGTTACCCCCCACACACTGCCAAGAAACTGGGCTGGGCTCGGTTCTTTCTGCTCAAGCAGATCAATTTGGGCAGGCTGCGTCGCATGATGCTGCTGGCTATGTTTGTGGGCGTGGCATCGTTTGTGGTGCAGGTAAAGAAGCTCTCCCTAACCTCATAAAACCGTTCCTATTAGCCACTATCCCATTGTTAATGTTTGTGTGCTGTCAGCTAACTCGCACATTGTGTGGTCAGTGGTAACTTTATTGTCCCCAATCTGTCCatacagagagacaaaaacaaacaaacacaacacacacaaagcccagAGAAAACAGCCCAAATTATCATCAAAAAAGTGCAATGTACAATGGCAACAACCCTTATGGTTTAGTATTATATATTACGTGAGCTAGCATCAACCAAAACAACGATGAGACGTACTTAAAGATCTCTTGGACTATTATGTCACATGTCTTCTACAACAATATGTACAACCCTAATTCCAAAAAGCTGTAAATGTCAATCTACATGCGTAAGAAAGCAAATGCAATGATTAGCAAATGTCATGAACccacattttatttacagtagGACAAAAAACACATCCAGTGTTTAAATTGAGAAAGTGTGGCAAAAAGGGTTGTTTTGAGTTTGATCGCAGCATCAAGTTTTGTTTCAAAGCTAGAAGTAAAAGTGATGCAAAAAAACATCTAGagaaacattttgcaactaaCAGGTTCATtgaaaaaagagcatcttagtgAGGCAACGTTTCATTTTTGATCTCCGTCATAATAATATCAAAACATTCTCAAGaaatctctgtgcacaaggaACA
The genomic region above belongs to Oreochromis aureus strain Israel breed Guangdong linkage group 14, ZZ_aureus, whole genome shotgun sequence and contains:
- the LOC116311456 gene encoding aldehyde dehydrogenase family 3 member A2-like, which encodes MSRQQLAVQRARKSFQTGKTKPLESRIHQLRNLLRFVTERRKDIAEAVKKDLSKSEHGTELFETLGVEGEIKLAIEKLAEWAAPRPVEKSLLTISDEVFVHPEPLGVVLIIGAWNYPWAVTLQPLVGAIAAGNAAVIKPSEVCCHSAKVMEELLPQYLDKDLYPVVTGGVPETQELLRQRFDHIFYTGSSAVGKLVMEAAARNLTPVTLELGGKSPCYIDKNCDITVACRRITWGKFVNCGQTCIAPDYVLCDPSIQNRVQEEIKNCIKEFYTDDPKTFEDYGRIINKRHFKRIMALMEGSTVVVGGDSDESQCYIAPTVLKNVTGESKVMKEEIFGPLLPIITVSGVDEAIQFINEREKPLVIYVFSNDNKLIKRVIAETSSGALLANDCLVHFTVSSLPFGGVGNSGMGCYHGRYGFDQLSHMRSCLIKQLKMEGVNSMRYPPHTAKKLGWARFFLLKQINLGRLRRMMLLAMFVGVASFVVQRFLR